One part of the Candidatus Methylomirabilota bacterium genome encodes these proteins:
- a CDS encoding phage protein Gp36 family protein: MPTTSPVSYTSVGLMYISCPDLGSVTTLTSGHLATFAGQAEAEINGNIARLYALPMAGDVPLLTTLATDIAIYKVLTRRLFTSERLAASPWPDRYRESVAMLLKIADGSLPLVTASGAVLAGRSDISEVFSTTKNYVPTIWEGAWPNQDVDPNKIEDEGARRGSEFRDRLI, from the coding sequence ATGCCCACCACGTCGCCGGTTTCCTATACGAGCGTGGGGCTCATGTACATCAGCTGCCCCGATCTCGGGAGCGTGACAACGCTCACCAGCGGCCATCTCGCCACCTTTGCCGGCCAGGCCGAGGCCGAGATCAACGGCAACATCGCGCGGCTGTACGCACTTCCGATGGCCGGCGACGTGCCGCTCCTGACGACGCTGGCGACGGACATCGCGATCTACAAGGTGCTCACGCGCCGCCTCTTCACATCGGAACGGCTGGCGGCGAGCCCCTGGCCCGATCGTTACCGAGAGTCCGTCGCGATGCTCCTGAAGATCGCCGACGGCAGCCTTCCGCTCGTGACGGCCTCGGGGGCCGTGCTGGCCGGCCGGTCGGACATTTCTGAAGTGTTCAGCACGACGAAGAACTACGTCCCGACTATCTGGGAGGGCGCGTGGCCGAATCAGGATGTCGATCCGAACAAGATCGAGGATGAAGGGGCTCGGCGGGGCTCCGAATTCCGGGATCGGCTGATCTGA
- a CDS encoding phage tail tube protein, giving the protein MGYAFGGHIGIAKESSWGTPIAIASGGFIEGFSENVTLAIDRFSFRNIVGGNYAENDDTAGYRRIGGQLVVPAHPLLLGHFLKGALGLTSTITVVVSGFLWESDFRALTADDGLNNATPPYTLEIFRDVTSSQRYAGAQFTKLQLDVQGNQELRVTADVLAKTTSTIAKSTPTYPATGTFPFAFDSTSLQIGGAAVDYVETLSISFDNQLEGVLALTNSPEITRTRRTGPQLVRLEADIGFETMADYNRFVSQSEVNVVASWTKANSFALIMRLPRVMYTAFPLGMSGDERIKVHLQALGRADVTLGYAIQARLTTVMSNF; this is encoded by the coding sequence ATGGGGTATGCGTTCGGTGGACACATTGGGATCGCGAAGGAAAGCTCGTGGGGCACGCCAATCGCTATCGCCTCGGGCGGGTTCATCGAAGGCTTCTCCGAGAACGTGACGCTCGCCATCGACCGGTTCAGCTTCCGGAACATCGTCGGCGGAAACTACGCGGAGAATGATGACACCGCCGGCTACCGGCGCATCGGGGGCCAGCTCGTCGTGCCCGCCCATCCCCTCCTGCTCGGACATTTCTTGAAGGGCGCACTCGGCCTCACCTCGACCATCACGGTCGTCGTCTCCGGTTTTCTCTGGGAATCCGACTTCCGGGCCCTGACGGCCGACGACGGCCTCAACAATGCGACCCCGCCCTATACGCTCGAGATCTTCCGGGATGTGACGAGCTCGCAGCGCTATGCCGGCGCGCAGTTCACGAAGCTGCAGCTCGATGTACAGGGCAACCAGGAGCTTCGCGTCACCGCCGACGTCCTCGCGAAGACGACGAGCACGATCGCAAAGTCGACGCCGACCTATCCGGCGACGGGGACGTTCCCCTTCGCCTTCGACAGCACCAGCCTCCAGATCGGCGGCGCCGCCGTCGATTACGTCGAGACGCTGAGCATCTCGTTCGACAACCAGCTGGAGGGTGTGCTGGCGCTCACCAACAGCCCGGAGATCACTCGGACCCGACGCACCGGGCCTCAGCTCGTCCGGCTAGAGGCCGATATCGGCTTCGAGACGATGGCCGACTACAACCGGTTCGTCAGCCAGTCCGAAGTGAACGTCGTGGCCTCCTGGACGAAAGCGAATTCCTTCGCGCTCATCATGCGCCTGCCGCGGGTCATGTACACGGCATTCCCGCTCGGTATGAGCGGCGACGAGCGGATCAAGGTGCACCTCCAGGCCCTGGGCCGGGCAGATGTGACGCTCGGCTACGCGATCCAGGCCCGGTTGACCACCGTGATGAGCAACTTTTAG